The following proteins are co-located in the Oenanthe melanoleuca isolate GR-GAL-2019-014 chromosome 4, OMel1.0, whole genome shotgun sequence genome:
- the TMPRSS11E gene encoding transmembrane protease serine 11E, producing the protein MLRCCTVCCGVWDGGSPRDKSFLLTSQKYPEVMIQMGRAIRRIEPWKIAVIVVSVIVGLALIIGLITFLLCHDQDRYYNASFLITNVDYNPQYERQTTDEFRNLSEDIETMISEIFRGSFLSKRYIRSHVVSLSPDPVGVLASVVLVFKFPSADSEATTWGQVNRVLLRRLKATSTYLNVDQSTIRLTELNKEKGDNLLNNCCGIRRQAFSFTGVERITGGQRAREGEWPWQASIQLDGTHRCGASIISNTWLVTAAHCFRGVRDPRRWTASFGILLRPPKQKKFVRRIIVHERYGDFLLDHEYDVAVVELASAIEFTSDVHSVCLPEASHIFPDNTSCFVTGWGALENDGYSVNQLRQAEVRIISTDICNRRQVYGGAITPGMLCAGYLEGQVDACQGDSGGPLVHANSRGIWYLVGIVSWGDECGKPNKPGVYTRVTYYRNWIHSKTGI; encoded by the exons ATGCTGAGATGCTGCACAGTGTGTTGTGGTGTTTGGGACGGTGGATCTCCCAGAGACAAGAGCTTCTTGCTGACCTCTCAGAAGTACCCAGAGGTGA TGATCCAGATGGGCAGAGCAATAAGGCGCATAGAGCCATGGAAGATTGCAGTCATTGTCGTGTCAGTGATAGTAGGCTTAGCCCTCATTATTGGCTTGATTACATTTCTTTTGTGCCACG atCAAGACAGATATTACAATGCGTCTTTCCTAATCACCAATGTAGACTACAATCCTCAGTATGAAAGGCAGACTACAGATGAGTTCAGAAACCTAAGTGAAGATATTGAAACCATG ATATCTGAAATATTCAGAGGTTCCTTTCTAAGTAAAAGATACATCAGGTCCCATGTGGTCAGTCTAAG CCCAGATCCTGTTGGAGTGCTTGCATCTGTTGTTCTGGTATTTAAATTTCCCTCTGCTGACAGTGAAGCAACGACCTGGGGTCAAGTCAACCGTGTGTTACTCAGAAGGCTGAAAGCAACCTCGACATACCTGAACGTTGACCAGTCTACCATTAGACTCACAG AGTTGAACAAGGAAAAGGGAGATAACCTTTTAAATAACT GCTGTGGAATACGAAGACAGGCATTCTCCTTCACAGGAGTGGAAAGAATTACTGGTGGGCAGCGTGCCCGGGAGGGAGAATGGCCATGGCAGGCCAGTATTCAGCTCGATGGGACCCATCGCTGTGGTGCATCAATCATCAGTAACACCTGGCTGGTGACTGCAGCCCACTGCTTTAGAGG AGTAAGAGATCCTCGGAGGTGGACTGCCAGCTTTGGAATTCTGCTGAGAcctccaaaacagaaaaaatttgTCCGGAGAATTATTGTTCACGAGAGATATGGTGACTTTCTCCTTGATCATGAGTATGATGTGGCTGTTGTGGAACTTGCCTCTGCTATTGAGTTCACAAGTGATGTGCACAGTGTCTGCCTTCCTGAAGCATCTCACATTTTCCCAGACAACACTTCCTGTTTTGTCACTGGCTGGGGAGCTTTGGAGAATGATG GTTATAGTGTTAATCAGCTTCGACAAGCAGAAGTGAGAATTATAAGTACTGACATTTGTAACAGGAGACAAGTGTATGGTGGAGCGATAACACCTGGAATGTTGTGTGCTGGATACTTGGAGGGGCAGGTGGATGCTTGCCAG GGTGACTCTGGTGGGCCACTGGTGCATGCGAATTCCAGAGGAATCTGGTATCTTGTGGGAATAGTGAGCTGGGGAGATGAATGTGGCAAGCCAAATAAACCAGGAGTATACACACGAGTGACTTACTATCGAAACTGGATCCACTCCAAAACGGGCATCTGA